The Rhodocytophaga rosea genome has a segment encoding these proteins:
- a CDS encoding ATP-binding protein, producing the protein MELQESQNIEWKESWRDEYIKWICGFANAQGGVLYIGKNDQGQVVGLENSRKLLEEIPNKVRDLLGILVDVNLRSETGLDFLEIIIEPYPYPVNYKGQYHYRSGSTKQELKGAALDKFLLQKQGKRWDSVPIPNVSAEDLRNEAFELFRRRASRSNRVDEDVLRESNSSLLENLHLLEGGYLKRAAILLFHPVPEKLVTGSYIKIGYFESDDDLRYQDEVHGTLLEQIETTLDLLRTKYLKAHIRYEGVNRVEEYLFPEAAIREAVLNAIAHKDYSGGVPVQISVYENRILFWNEGQLPDHWTVEHLTRKHPSKPFNPEIANTLFRAGYIESWGRGTIKMINECRKHHLPAPRYYFDLSGFVVEFFIYTESYLKERGLREELIKIILYVQAQGHINNSTVQQLCKVSKATATRYLSELEKEKYLYKKGVTGAGTEYTL; encoded by the coding sequence ATGGAGCTTCAGGAAAGTCAGAATATTGAATGGAAAGAGTCTTGGCGAGATGAATACATTAAATGGATCTGTGGATTCGCCAACGCCCAGGGAGGTGTACTCTATATCGGCAAGAACGATCAGGGCCAAGTAGTGGGCCTGGAAAATAGTCGAAAGCTGCTAGAAGAAATTCCTAATAAGGTGCGTGACCTGCTTGGTATCTTGGTCGATGTTAACCTTCGATCCGAAACTGGTCTAGACTTTTTAGAAATTATAATAGAGCCATACCCTTATCCGGTCAATTATAAAGGGCAGTATCATTACCGGAGTGGAAGTACCAAGCAGGAACTTAAAGGAGCTGCTTTAGATAAGTTCCTTTTGCAAAAACAAGGTAAACGTTGGGATAGTGTTCCGATCCCTAATGTTTCCGCAGAAGATTTAAGAAATGAAGCCTTTGAGTTGTTTAGACGAAGAGCCTCTAGAAGCAATCGGGTAGATGAAGATGTATTACGAGAAAGTAATTCCTCCCTACTGGAGAATCTGCATCTTTTAGAGGGGGGTTATCTGAAGCGAGCCGCTATTCTGCTTTTTCATCCTGTACCGGAAAAACTCGTCACAGGGTCTTATATTAAAATTGGTTATTTTGAGTCCGACGATGATTTACGCTACCAAGATGAGGTACATGGCACGCTACTCGAACAAATCGAAACGACGCTAGATCTACTAAGGACCAAATACCTAAAAGCTCACATCCGTTATGAGGGGGTAAATAGAGTGGAAGAATATCTTTTTCCAGAAGCTGCTATTCGAGAAGCAGTACTCAATGCTATTGCTCATAAAGATTACAGTGGTGGTGTTCCAGTACAAATTAGTGTATATGAGAACCGTATTCTTTTCTGGAACGAAGGCCAGTTACCCGATCACTGGACGGTAGAGCACTTAACTCGCAAGCATCCTTCCAAACCTTTTAATCCTGAAATTGCCAATACCCTGTTTCGGGCAGGCTACATTGAATCTTGGGGTAGAGGAACAATCAAAATGATTAATGAATGTCGAAAGCATCATCTTCCTGCTCCCCGCTATTATTTCGACTTATCAGGATTTGTTGTTGAGTTCTTTATTTATACAGAAAGCTATCTCAAGGAACGTGGACTGCGGGAGGAACTTATCAAGATTATCCTATACGTGCAAGCGCAGGGGCATATTAATAACTCTACCGTACAACAGCTTTGCAAGGTTAGCAAAGCAACGGCTACCCGTTATCTTTCCGAACTGGAGAAAGAAAAATATCTATATAAAAAGGGGGTCACAGGAGCCGGGACTGAGTATACATTATAA
- a CDS encoding acyltransferase family protein: MIFLSALVVLHHVSIGYGTMGGWCYVTAQKLTGRTQIFISALTGLEACFSMSLFFFISAFLTIPSLEKKGVSTFIKTRLIRLMIPLLFVMIIFAPSILYFIEIHNSTTQLSWVSYLLQQNAKPYTSHVWFILVLIIFELVYIGYWKVIKPHFSISTWLSNKLPTHVTILTSIVLCSGLTLLVRQFFPLGQNFIGIEFSNITPYIFMYAIGLVVYRKGWLDDLSRKLSITWFPISLIAATYFSVIIYLLSNYPSIVNKFVVGISWESVFLSFAQVLVCFGFSGFFLHLFKKKLNFTNFVSSMMRENRYGVYIFHSAVVVGVTMMLESLTVNTPIKYILACILSIVFSYILVGLLRKIPVVRRVI, translated from the coding sequence ATGATATTCTTATCTGCCCTTGTTGTCCTCCATCATGTGAGTATTGGTTATGGGACAATGGGCGGCTGGTGCTATGTTACAGCACAAAAACTAACAGGTAGAACTCAAATTTTCATTTCGGCATTAACCGGACTCGAGGCATGCTTTTCAATGAGCCTTTTCTTTTTCATTTCTGCTTTCTTAACCATTCCATCTTTGGAGAAAAAAGGAGTATCTACATTTATAAAAACAAGGTTAATACGATTGATGATACCTTTGTTATTTGTCATGATTATTTTTGCACCAAGTATTTTATATTTTATTGAAATTCATAATAGCACCACTCAGTTGTCATGGGTTAGTTATTTACTACAACAAAATGCTAAACCTTATACTTCTCATGTGTGGTTTATTTTGGTGTTGATCATTTTTGAGTTAGTCTATATTGGTTATTGGAAAGTTATAAAACCTCATTTTTCCATTTCAACATGGCTATCAAATAAACTCCCCACACATGTAACTATATTGACTAGTATTGTTCTATGCAGTGGTCTTACCTTACTCGTGCGGCAATTTTTTCCACTTGGACAAAATTTTATCGGCATAGAATTTTCCAATATCACTCCTTACATTTTCATGTATGCAATCGGACTAGTAGTTTATCGAAAAGGTTGGCTTGATGATCTTTCTAGAAAGTTGTCAATAACCTGGTTTCCTATTTCACTTATTGCAGCTACTTACTTTAGTGTCATTATTTATCTACTTTCAAACTACCCATCTATCGTTAATAAATTTGTAGTGGGCATTAGCTGGGAATCTGTTTTTCTTTCATTTGCCCAAGTGTTAGTGTGTTTTGGTTTCTCTGGTTTTTTTCTTCATCTTTTTAAGAAAAAACTCAACTTCACAAATTTTGTATCATCAATGATGAGAGAAAATAGATACGGCGTTTATATTTTCCATTCTGCAGTTGTAGTTGGTGTTACTATGATGCTAGAATCGTTAACAGTGAACACACCTATTAAATATATTTTAGCCTGCATTTTAAGTATTGTATTTTCCTACATACTAGTGGGGCTACTTCGTAAAATCCCTGTAGTGAGGCGAGTAATTTGA
- a CDS encoding EamA family transporter, which translates to MWIVFALLAALSAAIVVILSKVGIKNLDSSLGFAIQSLPILLVSWSVVIFQGNLADVTRLEKRTWIYLIIAGILTCVSSLLTFRALKLGNASQVSPLERISLVFVIILSIIFLKERVNWQIILGAVLMAAGAILITLAGSATK; encoded by the coding sequence ATGTGGATTGTGTTTGCTTTATTGGCCGCTTTATCGGCTGCAATCGTAGTCATTTTGTCAAAAGTGGGAATTAAAAACCTTGATTCCAGCCTTGGTTTTGCCATTCAATCACTACCGATCCTGCTTGTATCCTGGAGTGTGGTCATCTTCCAAGGCAATCTAGCGGATGTAACGCGACTAGAAAAGCGAACCTGGATATATCTGATCATTGCCGGCATCCTGACATGCGTTTCCTCCCTACTCACCTTTCGGGCTTTAAAATTAGGGAATGCTTCTCAGGTTTCACCTCTGGAAAGAATATCGCTTGTGTTTGTGATTATTTTATCTATCATTTTTCTCAAAGAACGAGTAAACTGGCAGATCATTTTGGGTGCCGTATTGATGGCAGCAGGAGCAATTCTAATCACTTTAGCAGGAAGTGCTACTAAATAA